GTTAAGCAGTCACTATGAATACCCCCAGCATCGTGTTGGTTCCCGGACGTGGGTGAAAGCCAGGCTTACCGAAATTTCACCATGTTAGCCGTTTCTTGTGTATCGATCCGAGGTGAGGGCTCCAAGCGCGCTGTCGACCGACGGGAAAGTCAGGTTCTGCAGCGCTCGACGCATTTTGACCATTAAGGATATCCGGTCCTCATGTCTTGAATGTCGGGGTGCGGACACTCTATGTAGGGATTGACAAAGATTACGTGATTCCCGCCACCGAACGTGCCGGGGAGAGGCTGAAAAGGACCGACATGAGAAATCCCGTTGATACCGCTCTCGCTCTGGTGCCGATGGTCGTCGAGCAGACCAATCGTGGCGAGCGCTCCTACGACATTTTTTCTCGACTGCTGAAGGAGCGGATCATCTTTCTGACGGGGCCGGTCGAAGACACCATGGCCTCGCTCGTCTGCGCCCAGCTTCTGTTCCTCGAGGCCGAGAACCCGAAGAAGGAAATCGCCATCTACATCAATTCGCCGGGCGGTGTCGTCACGTCGGGTATGGCGATCTACGACACGATGCAGTTCATTCGTCCGGCCGTTTCGACGCTTTGCATCGGCCAGGCCGCATCGATGGGGTCGCTGCTGCTGGCTGCCGGCGAAAAGGGTATGCGCTTCGCAACCCCGAACGCGCGCATCATGGTTCACCAGCCCTCCGGCGGTTTCCAGGGTCAGGCGTCCGACATTGAACGTCATGCTCGTGACATTATTAAGATGAAGCGTCGCCTGAACGAGGTCTATGTCAAGCACACGGGCCGAACCTATGACGAAGTTGAGAACACGCTTGATCGTGACCACTTCATGGAATCGAGCGAAGCCAAGGACTGGGGTCTGATCGACCGTATCCTGACCTCGCGCGTCGAAATGGAAGGCGCTGCACCGTCTGCTTGATCCGCGCTTCTGCCGCCGGCATCGGCTAGATGCCGGCAGACGTGATGGCAGGCGGGGTTTAAAGTC
This DNA window, taken from Peteryoungia algae, encodes the following:
- a CDS encoding ATP-dependent Clp protease proteolytic subunit, translated to MRNPVDTALALVPMVVEQTNRGERSYDIFSRLLKERIIFLTGPVEDTMASLVCAQLLFLEAENPKKEIAIYINSPGGVVTSGMAIYDTMQFIRPAVSTLCIGQAASMGSLLLAAGEKGMRFATPNARIMVHQPSGGFQGQASDIERHARDIIKMKRRLNEVYVKHTGRTYDEVENTLDRDHFMESSEAKDWGLIDRILTSRVEMEGAAPSA